In one window of Vicinamibacterales bacterium DNA:
- a CDS encoding glycosyltransferase — translation MRIGFVVQRYGTEILGGSEYHCRLIAEKMALQHDVEVLTTCAQDYLTWKNEYPEGADRVRGVTVRRFANAQTRDIKSFNQYSDWIFNNPHTQADEMEWLRRQGPWCPALLEYLEQHALKYEVLIFFTYLYAPTVLGIAVAPGRSILVPTAHDEPAIHLDLYRDVFSLPAGVAYNTDAERAFLRSNFDIRTVAENTVGCGVEFLPHQLDDQPKRGGRTRRRGGGRSRTADSGKRTDNDNGRGSHLRKRGAAFLRRHRLHGPVALYGGRIEPGKGCEELIEYFSAYAQSGGDATLTLMGIKLMPLPEESFVRFAGQLSEQERFDALEAATVVIVPSPLESLSLLTLEAFAVGTPILANGRSEVVVDHCRRSNAGLYYGDQDEFVECLKLLLVDERLRLAMGRKGQDYVQNHYRWDVILDKYEQLISSIRGRSSNTRGSTHRRQR, via the coding sequence GTGAGAATAGGTTTTGTTGTTCAGCGCTACGGCACAGAAATCCTTGGGGGTTCCGAATATCACTGTCGACTCATTGCCGAAAAGATGGCTTTGCAGCACGATGTTGAGGTTCTCACCACTTGTGCGCAGGATTACCTCACATGGAAAAACGAGTATCCAGAGGGTGCCGACCGTGTCCGAGGAGTGACAGTTCGCCGCTTCGCCAACGCGCAAACCCGCGACATAAAGTCTTTTAACCAATATTCGGACTGGATTTTCAATAATCCCCACACGCAGGCTGACGAAATGGAGTGGCTGCGACGCCAGGGACCCTGGTGCCCAGCATTACTCGAATATCTTGAGCAGCATGCGCTGAAGTACGAAGTATTGATCTTCTTCACATACCTCTATGCTCCCACTGTACTTGGCATTGCTGTTGCGCCTGGTCGGAGCATACTGGTGCCGACAGCCCACGATGAACCAGCCATTCATCTCGATCTTTACCGAGACGTATTCAGCTTGCCAGCTGGCGTGGCCTACAACACTGATGCTGAGCGGGCGTTCCTGAGATCAAATTTCGACATTCGGACTGTCGCGGAAAACACCGTTGGTTGCGGGGTAGAGTTTCTGCCACACCAATTGGACGATCAACCCAAGCGAGGTGGACGAACTCGTCGGAGGGGTGGCGGCCGGTCACGGACGGCGGACTCGGGTAAGCGCACAGACAACGATAACGGGCGTGGTAGTCACCTTCGTAAACGGGGTGCGGCATTCTTACGACGCCATCGGCTCCACGGTCCAGTAGCACTCTACGGTGGGCGGATCGAACCGGGTAAGGGTTGCGAAGAACTGATCGAGTACTTCAGTGCTTACGCGCAGAGCGGCGGGGATGCGACGTTAACGCTAATGGGCATAAAACTGATGCCTTTACCTGAAGAATCGTTTGTGCGCTTCGCTGGCCAGCTGTCTGAACAGGAACGGTTCGACGCGCTGGAGGCGGCGACGGTAGTGATCGTGCCATCCCCGTTAGAGAGTCTATCGCTGTTGACGCTGGAAGCATTCGCTGTCGGCACACCGATTCTGGCGAACGGTCGAAGCGAGGTAGTAGTAGACCACTGCCGCCGAAGTAACGCCGGACTTTACTACGGCGACCAGGACGAATTTGTTGAATGTCTCAAGCTCTTGCTGGTCGATGAGCGGTTGCGCTTAGCTATGGGACGTAAAGGTCAGGACTACGTCCAGAACCACTATCGCTGGGACGTAATCCTTGACAAATACGAGCAGTTAATTTCATCGATTCGCGGGCGTAGCTCGAATACCCGCGGCAGCACTCACCGAAGACAACGTTAG
- a CDS encoding glycosyltransferase family 4 protein: MIVNQWVPAAHQGDAIGDSARRVRDMLRTLGHVADIFAITIDDSLRHDIRPFDAEEATGGDLTIFHYALPSPMTEAFAALSGRRVLQYHNITPAHFFAPYEPELFRLAELGRRDLATLAGRVDLALGDSEYNRRELDELGFGDTGVMPIAVDTGRLSRLKSRPALEGVLDDGLTNILFVGRLAPNKKIEDHILLAEHYRRYVDSNYRFIFVGRNDAAPRYFTMIRSLVSEFNSTHGEIARFWFTGSVPDDDLVTFYRHADAYVSLSEHEGFCVPLLEAMAAEVPVMAYPAGAIPETLADAGVQFAPKNFEYAAELLGQLVYDEDLRSAVLAGQRARLENFGDAKIRQHLAQLVERFS; encoded by the coding sequence ATGATCGTTAATCAGTGGGTTCCGGCCGCGCATCAAGGTGACGCGATCGGTGATAGCGCACGGCGGGTCCGCGACATGCTGCGCACCCTCGGTCATGTCGCCGACATCTTCGCCATCACGATCGACGACTCACTCCGGCATGACATCCGGCCGTTCGATGCCGAGGAGGCAACAGGGGGCGACCTCACAATTTTCCACTACGCGCTACCGTCACCGATGACGGAAGCGTTCGCAGCACTTTCAGGACGCCGCGTGCTGCAATATCACAACATCACGCCGGCTCATTTTTTTGCGCCGTATGAGCCGGAATTATTCCGACTCGCCGAGCTGGGCCGGCGCGACCTGGCGACGCTCGCCGGTCGCGTGGACCTAGCCTTGGGTGACTCCGAATATAACCGTCGCGAATTGGATGAGCTCGGGTTCGGCGACACCGGCGTAATGCCGATCGCGGTTGACACCGGGCGATTGTCGCGACTGAAAAGCCGCCCAGCACTTGAGGGTGTGCTTGACGACGGTCTCACAAATATCCTTTTTGTCGGTCGACTGGCACCAAACAAAAAGATCGAAGACCATATCCTCCTAGCCGAACATTATCGGCGTTACGTCGACTCCAATTATCGATTTATCTTTGTCGGTCGGAATGATGCTGCGCCGCGCTATTTCACAATGATTCGCTCGCTCGTATCCGAGTTCAACTCGACTCACGGTGAAATAGCTAGATTCTGGTTTACTGGAAGCGTGCCGGATGATGACCTGGTGACCTTCTATCGTCACGCCGATGCATACGTTTCCCTAAGCGAGCATGAAGGCTTCTGCGTACCGCTTCTTGAAGCCATGGCCGCTGAGGTACCCGTGATGGCTTACCCAGCCGGAGCCATACCAGAAACGCTGGCAGACGCAGGTGTGCAGTTTGCCCCGAAGAATTTTGAATACGCCGCGGAGCTTCTCGGTCAGCTGGTGTACGATGAGGACCTTCGGTCGGCGGTCCTGGCAGGTCAACGCGCTCGCCTAGAGAACTTTGGCGATGCAAAGATCCGTCAACACTTGGCGCAACTCGTCGAAAGGTTTTCGTGA
- a CDS encoding glycosyltransferase family 4 protein, with translation MTLKTTRRADRPAAHQVLATLSYGDAIGHEVLGIQRVLREAGFSSDIFVETADSRLKPLTRNFRGLPGAATADDLLIHHFSLSSKASRTAYALPSRMALIYHNITPPEYFIDIHPLLALRCWEGRRELGAYIPRCDLALGDSEFNRQELQALGFRKTGVLPVIPNFDHLAGEPDWSLVSQFNDAWTNILFVGRVIPNKRIEDLIKFFHAYRSTHNLRSRLIIVGSYVGFEDYLMSLYDLTSRLGTHDVHFVGQATNAELAAFYNVADVFLCASEHEGFCVPLVEAFHERVPVIAYSATAVPDTMDGGGVLYNDKDPSVVAALIDAIVSNQALCETVVDAQDIALDRYLNHDFSATLMRFVNQILEAPPLPPWELRGDFWQKFDDFWQKVDADRDVLKHDR, from the coding sequence GTGACACTGAAGACTACACGACGTGCCGATCGTCCGGCGGCCCACCAGGTGCTCGCAACTCTCAGTTACGGCGATGCTATCGGTCACGAAGTGCTCGGTATTCAACGTGTATTGCGTGAAGCTGGTTTTTCTTCGGACATTTTCGTTGAGACAGCCGATTCGAGGCTAAAGCCTCTCACTAGAAATTTTCGTGGTCTACCTGGTGCAGCAACAGCTGACGACCTCCTAATCCACCACTTCTCGTTGTCGTCTAAGGCCTCTCGGACCGCCTACGCGCTACCGAGCCGCATGGCACTGATCTACCACAACATAACGCCTCCAGAATATTTCATCGACATCCATCCGCTCTTAGCACTCAGATGCTGGGAAGGTCGACGTGAGCTGGGTGCTTACATCCCGAGGTGCGACCTGGCTTTAGGCGACTCCGAGTTCAACCGTCAGGAACTTCAGGCGCTTGGCTTCAGAAAAACAGGTGTCTTGCCGGTGATACCGAACTTCGATCACCTCGCTGGGGAGCCGGATTGGAGCTTGGTCTCACAGTTTAACGATGCGTGGACCAATATTCTTTTTGTCGGGCGGGTCATCCCCAACAAGCGGATCGAGGATCTAATCAAATTTTTTCATGCCTATCGGTCAACGCATAATCTCCGATCACGACTCATCATTGTCGGCTCCTACGTAGGGTTTGAGGACTATTTGATGAGTCTCTACGACTTAACTTCGAGGCTAGGTACGCACGACGTGCATTTTGTCGGTCAGGCCACGAATGCTGAATTGGCCGCTTTCTACAACGTTGCTGACGTTTTTCTCTGCGCTAGTGAACATGAGGGGTTTTGTGTCCCTCTGGTCGAAGCGTTCCATGAACGTGTTCCGGTAATCGCCTATTCTGCAACGGCTGTGCCAGACACTATGGATGGAGGCGGCGTGCTTTACAACGACAAGGACCCGTCTGTCGTCGCAGCTCTGATTGACGCAATTGTGTCAAACCAAGCTCTATGTGAAACGGTTGTCGATGCACAGGACATCGCCTTGGACCGATATTTGAATCATGATTTCTCAGCAACACTGATGCGCTTCGTGAACCAAATCCTCGAAGCCCCCCCCCTTCCACCATGGGAATTAAGAGGGGATTTTTGGCAAAAGTTCGATGATTTTTGGCAAAAGGTCGATGCGGATAGGGACGTCTTGAAACATGATCGTTAA
- a CDS encoding glycosyltransferase family 4 protein, whose product MKLAVVVQRYGSDINGGAELHARYIAEHLAKHAEVEVLTTCARDYVSWRDEFAPGEDRVGNLLVRRFPVRHPRDPLIFGRWSHRVFEQRHSVAHELAWLESEGPTSPRLIRYLRKNASAYDFFLFFSYRYAHAYHGCRAVAPRAVLVPTAERDPAIGLSIFGPIFRGVRGIMYNSFEERAMIQAVAGNSKVRHTVVGVGSEIPSDSNAERFRQKFDIQQPFIVYIGRLDENKGCPELFQFFRNYASRVSESLQLVLIGRSILQIPSHPRIRHLGFVSDQDKFDALAAARALVMPSKFESLSMVTLEAWAMGRPVIANGSCDVLQGQCIRSKAGLYYKNYEEFAETLHALETNRPLHAALSVNGSEYFQRHYSWPIIERKYLEVLNHLKREEAQRMEPLPGWFHRWRSNIAPTRETVDALPTGPALKFNRGPRAARRR is encoded by the coding sequence GTGAAACTGGCCGTTGTCGTTCAGCGTTACGGCTCCGACATTAACGGAGGCGCCGAGCTTCACGCCCGGTACATCGCCGAGCATCTCGCCAAACATGCTGAAGTGGAGGTGTTAACCACGTGCGCAAGGGACTATGTCTCGTGGAGAGATGAGTTCGCTCCTGGTGAAGACCGTGTAGGAAATTTACTGGTCCGCCGGTTCCCCGTCAGGCACCCTAGGGACCCATTAATCTTTGGCCGGTGGTCGCACCGAGTGTTTGAGCAGCGGCATTCGGTCGCGCACGAACTAGCATGGCTGGAAAGTGAAGGCCCGACCAGCCCCCGGCTAATACGATATCTTCGAAAAAACGCTAGCGCCTATGATTTCTTTCTGTTTTTTAGCTACCGCTACGCCCATGCCTACCACGGATGCCGCGCAGTTGCTCCTCGTGCGGTCCTAGTGCCAACAGCGGAACGTGATCCCGCAATCGGTTTGTCGATCTTTGGACCAATTTTCCGTGGCGTTCGCGGCATCATGTATAACTCATTCGAAGAACGCGCGATGATTCAAGCGGTCGCAGGAAACTCTAAAGTCCGGCATACCGTGGTCGGTGTCGGCTCGGAAATTCCGAGTGACAGTAACGCCGAACGGTTCCGCCAGAAATTCGATATTCAGCAACCTTTCATCGTCTATATCGGCCGCCTTGACGAAAACAAGGGGTGCCCAGAACTTTTCCAGTTTTTCAGGAATTATGCGTCACGGGTGTCAGAGTCGCTCCAATTAGTACTGATTGGACGCTCGATCCTTCAAATTCCCTCGCATCCGCGAATTCGCCATTTGGGATTCGTGTCGGACCAAGACAAGTTCGATGCCCTAGCAGCTGCGCGCGCGCTCGTAATGCCCTCAAAATTCGAGAGCTTATCAATGGTCACGCTCGAAGCATGGGCGATGGGCCGACCGGTGATAGCCAATGGTTCTTGCGACGTCCTCCAAGGACAATGCATCAGAAGCAAAGCCGGACTCTATTACAAGAACTACGAGGAATTCGCTGAAACGCTACATGCACTTGAGACAAATCGGCCGCTTCATGCTGCGTTGAGCGTGAACGGGTCCGAGTACTTTCAGCGACATTACTCCTGGCCGATCATCGAACGGAAATACCTTGAAGTGCTCAATCATCTCAAACGGGAAGAAGCGCAGCGAATGGAACCACTACCGGGTTGGTTTCACCGATGGCGAAGTAACATTGCACCGACGAGAGAAACTGTCGACGCCTTACCGACCGGGCCAGCTCTGAAATTCAATCGCGGCCCAAGAGCTGCCCGACGAAGGTGA
- a CDS encoding decaprenyl-phosphate phosphoribosyltransferase, whose amino-acid sequence MAYNPLQPIPTAAGADIGRASGGSFAAGLFWSLRPRQWTKNLLVFAALLFGQRLTDPDAALRSVITFVLFCGLSGAVYLVNDIADREADRRHAHKVKRPIASGRVSVRGALVTAVALATGSLLLAAALSGSLAIIAATYAAVVLLYTAVLKHVVILDVMTIAAGFILRAIAGGVAIGVPVSAWLLICTSLLALFLALSKRRHEILLMAERAAQHRPSLGEYSPYLLDQMISVVTASTLIAYSFYTISPEVEARFETPWLGLTIPFPLYGIFRYLYLVHQKASGGSPAELLLADRPLLVCVALWVGAVVLLVYRPW is encoded by the coding sequence ATGGCGTACAATCCTCTGCAACCTATTCCCACAGCTGCGGGCGCCGATATTGGTCGCGCGTCAGGCGGTTCGTTCGCTGCTGGCCTCTTCTGGTCCCTCAGGCCTCGCCAGTGGACAAAGAATTTACTGGTTTTCGCAGCCCTCCTATTTGGACAACGGCTTACGGACCCGGACGCAGCCCTGCGTTCGGTAATCACCTTCGTTCTGTTTTGCGGGCTTTCAGGAGCAGTCTATCTCGTCAACGACATAGCCGACCGTGAAGCTGACCGTCGACACGCCCATAAGGTCAAACGTCCGATCGCCTCAGGCCGCGTCTCGGTCCGGGGAGCTCTAGTGACCGCTGTAGCACTTGCTACAGGCTCCCTACTTCTGGCCGCAGCGCTTTCGGGTTCTCTTGCCATTATCGCAGCGACCTACGCCGCGGTTGTGCTGCTGTACACTGCGGTGTTAAAACATGTCGTCATTCTAGACGTGATGACGATCGCTGCGGGTTTCATCCTGCGGGCGATAGCGGGCGGTGTAGCAATCGGTGTGCCGGTCAGCGCCTGGTTGCTGATCTGCACAAGCCTGCTGGCCCTATTTCTGGCATTGAGTAAACGTCGGCATGAGATTCTGTTGATGGCTGAGCGCGCCGCACAGCATCGCCCGAGTCTGGGCGAATACAGCCCTTACCTCCTAGATCAGATGATCTCGGTGGTAACGGCATCCACCTTGATCGCCTATAGCTTTTACACTATCAGTCCGGAAGTGGAGGCGCGTTTCGAAACACCTTGGCTCGGTCTAACGATTCCGTTTCCTTTGTACGGCATTTTTCGGTATTTGTATCTAGTGCACCAAAAGGCGAGCGGGGGGAGTCCCGCCGAGTTACTCTTAGCCGACCGGCCTTTACTGGTCTGCGTCGCGCTGTGGGTTGGGGCGGTGGTCCTCCTCGTGTATCGCCCCTGGTGA
- the rpsU gene encoding 30S ribosomal protein S21, producing the protein MAEVKIQDGESIESALRRFKRKVQQEDIIKDIKKHSFYLKPGDKRRAKQALARKRSRKKLRQNFD; encoded by the coding sequence TTGGCAGAAGTAAAGATCCAGGACGGAGAATCGATTGAAAGTGCGCTCCGTCGCTTCAAACGGAAAGTTCAGCAAGAAGACATAATCAAGGACATCAAGAAGCATTCGTTCTATCTCAAGCCGGGCGACAAACGCCGTGCGAAGCAGGCCCTCGCACGTAAGCGTAGTCGGAAGAAGCTACGCCAAAACTTCGACTGA
- the purD gene encoding phosphoribosylamine--glycine ligase, protein MRTLIIGGGAREHALAWKISAEQPTGHLVCAPGNPGMATVAKCVSVDQADPEALFQLAEHEDSDLTVIGPELPLAKGVADRFAAGGRLLFGPTRAAARLESSKAFAKAFMARHRIPTAAHEIHTDISSALAAVRSGRFDYPVVIKADGLAAGKGVIIATDLTTAEQAVQEILVEQRFGAAGATVVIEEHLKGEEASFFAICDGQTALTLPSAQDHKRVFNGDEGPNTGGMGAFAPTPQMTDQIQARVINEIVEPVLSGMVAEGQPYVGVLYVGLMLTVEGPKVIEFNVRFGDPEAQVVLPLVSEGLTSLLMAAAQGALAGQNCLVDTKPHVGVVVASGGYPDSYRTGFPISGLEAAVACEDVLIFHAGTNRTEAGIVTSAGRVLTVVGRGSTFSEAIDRAYGAITLIGFDGMYTRTDIGRKALALAS, encoded by the coding sequence ATGCGGACCCTGATTATCGGAGGAGGTGCCCGTGAGCATGCCTTGGCCTGGAAGATTTCTGCCGAGCAGCCAACGGGGCACTTGGTCTGTGCTCCTGGTAATCCGGGAATGGCCACGGTCGCGAAATGTGTTTCGGTTGACCAGGCCGACCCAGAGGCTCTCTTCCAGTTGGCTGAGCACGAGGATTCGGACCTCACGGTCATTGGTCCCGAGTTGCCCTTGGCAAAGGGTGTCGCTGATCGGTTTGCGGCAGGAGGGCGTCTCCTATTTGGACCGACCCGAGCCGCGGCCCGCCTAGAATCGTCCAAAGCCTTCGCTAAGGCCTTCATGGCCAGACACCGGATACCAACAGCGGCGCACGAAATTCATACCGACATATCCAGCGCACTGGCCGCCGTGCGATCGGGTCGGTTCGACTATCCCGTTGTAATTAAGGCCGATGGTCTGGCAGCGGGTAAAGGCGTCATCATAGCGACTGATTTGACAACCGCTGAGCAGGCCGTTCAAGAAATTCTAGTGGAACAGCGCTTTGGAGCGGCGGGCGCCACCGTTGTAATCGAGGAGCACCTTAAGGGGGAGGAAGCATCCTTTTTCGCGATATGTGATGGTCAAACAGCACTCACGCTTCCATCAGCTCAAGACCATAAACGGGTGTTCAATGGTGATGAAGGGCCTAATACAGGCGGTATGGGCGCCTTTGCACCTACTCCACAGATGACTGACCAGATTCAAGCGCGCGTTATAAATGAGATTGTTGAACCAGTGCTTTCCGGCATGGTGGCTGAGGGGCAACCCTACGTTGGTGTGCTCTATGTAGGGCTCATGCTGACTGTGGAAGGGCCGAAGGTCATCGAGTTTAATGTCAGATTTGGTGATCCCGAAGCACAGGTCGTTCTCCCGTTGGTCAGTGAAGGCCTAACTTCGCTTCTCATGGCGGCGGCCCAAGGCGCATTGGCCGGACAAAATTGCTTAGTGGATACCAAACCTCACGTCGGGGTCGTCGTTGCCTCTGGCGGCTATCCCGATTCTTATCGAACTGGCTTTCCAATCTCCGGGCTTGAGGCAGCTGTCGCATGTGAGGACGTTTTGATTTTCCATGCCGGCACCAACCGGACTGAGGCAGGCATTGTTACATCGGCCGGCCGCGTATTGACAGTCGTCGGGCGGGGCAGCACTTTCTCCGAGGCCATCGACCGAGCTTATGGCGCGATAACGTTAATCGGATTTGACGGGATGTACACTAGGACAGATATTGGCCGGAAGGCATTGGCGCTGGCATCCTGA
- the purE gene encoding 5-(carboxyamino)imidazole ribonucleotide mutase has translation MNKWQVVILMGSDSDASVMQATADVLTKFGVGYTMTVASAHRSPDRVKRLIDEAHAGGVGVFIVGAGAAAHLAGVIAAHSSIPVVGVPIDSTALKGMDALLATVQMPPGVPVATMAIGKAGATNAAVLAVQILATGDAALVDKLTEYKASLVAKVEKAAAKVEG, from the coding sequence ATGAATAAGTGGCAAGTTGTAATTCTAATGGGATCGGATTCAGATGCGTCTGTGATGCAGGCCACGGCGGATGTTCTAACAAAGTTCGGCGTTGGTTACACGATGACCGTGGCGTCAGCGCACCGGTCGCCTGACCGGGTCAAACGGTTAATTGATGAGGCGCACGCCGGCGGTGTTGGCGTGTTCATTGTAGGAGCTGGTGCCGCCGCTCATTTAGCCGGGGTTATTGCGGCGCATTCCTCTATTCCAGTTGTTGGTGTACCGATCGATTCAACCGCGCTGAAAGGGATGGATGCGCTACTAGCAACAGTCCAGATGCCTCCGGGGGTTCCAGTAGCGACTATGGCTATAGGAAAGGCCGGTGCGACCAATGCTGCTGTTCTTGCAGTTCAGATTCTGGCCACGGGAGATGCCGCATTGGTCGACAAGTTGACAGAGTACAAAGCATCCCTAGTAGCTAAAGTCGAGAAGGCAGCCGCCAAGGTTGAAGGCTAG
- the mtaB gene encoding tRNA (N(6)-L-threonylcarbamoyladenosine(37)-C(2))-methylthiotransferase MtaB, which yields MKFALVTFGCRVNQADSMCLDGGLRAVGGRPSHFEDADLVVVNTCSVTASADQSARKMIRRVGRSNPDARIVVTGCYATRAAEEISALPGVEAVVPNARKEQLTDDLRALIRLLPKGTGDGPCGVPLETVAPSRTVHMLCVQTGCDETCTYCIIPSTRGRGRSRSIDEVLERVQSATDAGFKEIVLSGVHLGSYGRDLSPSASLLELAKALDGQRTDCRFRISSLEPMDCEPALIELVARSGRFTPHFHLPLQHGSDNCLRSMGRPYSKDDYRRVVEAVREALPDSAIGSDVMAGFPTETESDHDESVRYLADSPLTYVHVFPYADRPGTLASRMPKKNATNVVRRRASELRAVAAQLQGRFRRSAIGTVRPALILEGGGLALTDNYLKVQLREPVSRNSMVNVRINSVTGGQMMGEIVDPIYNSAVGVECTPVSIRPANC from the coding sequence ATGAAATTTGCTCTCGTCACTTTTGGATGTCGAGTGAATCAGGCCGATTCGATGTGCCTCGATGGAGGCCTCCGTGCTGTCGGAGGACGGCCGTCGCATTTTGAAGACGCGGACCTTGTTGTGGTCAACACGTGTTCTGTTACTGCGTCGGCCGATCAGTCAGCACGTAAGATGATTCGGCGGGTCGGACGGAGTAACCCTGACGCGCGTATCGTTGTGACAGGGTGCTATGCCACACGCGCGGCCGAAGAAATCTCAGCGTTACCGGGCGTTGAAGCAGTTGTGCCAAATGCTCGCAAGGAACAACTGACGGATGATCTGCGAGCTCTCATCCGTTTACTACCAAAGGGAACGGGCGATGGGCCGTGCGGGGTCCCACTTGAGACGGTTGCTCCAAGTCGGACGGTGCACATGCTGTGTGTACAAACCGGGTGTGACGAGACCTGCACTTACTGCATCATTCCCAGCACGCGCGGGCGCGGGCGAAGTCGATCGATTGATGAAGTGCTTGAGCGTGTCCAATCGGCAACTGATGCTGGCTTCAAGGAAATCGTTTTGTCGGGTGTGCATCTCGGTTCCTATGGTCGAGATCTAAGTCCGTCGGCGTCGCTACTGGAACTTGCGAAAGCACTTGATGGTCAACGAACTGACTGCCGCTTTCGAATTAGTTCGCTCGAACCAATGGATTGCGAGCCGGCACTGATCGAGCTTGTTGCTAGGAGCGGCCGCTTTACTCCGCACTTTCATTTGCCCCTTCAGCACGGGAGCGATAACTGCCTGCGATCGATGGGCCGACCATATTCAAAAGATGACTATCGACGCGTTGTCGAAGCCGTACGCGAAGCATTACCGGATTCAGCTATCGGTTCAGACGTAATGGCTGGCTTTCCAACCGAGACTGAAAGCGATCACGACGAGTCAGTTCGATACCTGGCTGACTCACCCCTCACCTATGTGCATGTATTTCCCTACGCTGACCGTCCTGGGACGTTAGCAAGTCGGATGCCGAAAAAGAACGCCACCAACGTCGTACGGCGTCGCGCAAGTGAGCTCAGAGCCGTAGCGGCACAGCTTCAGGGTCGCTTTCGACGCTCTGCGATTGGCACGGTGCGTCCGGCGCTTATACTCGAGGGCGGCGGATTGGCGCTGACGGACAATTACCTGAAGGTTCAACTTCGCGAACCGGTCTCACGCAATAGCATGGTCAACGTCAGGATCAATTCGGTGACTGGCGGTCAAATGATGGGCGAGATTGTCGACCCAATTTACAACTCAGCCGTTGGAGTTGAGTGCACTCCTGTGTCCATCAGGCCTGCTAATTGCTGA
- the rlmN gene encoding 23S rRNA (adenine(2503)-C(2))-methyltransferase RlmN, which yields MTGSTCDLAELDLKELEGALAPLGIEPYRAKQIYSWVHGRAVNEWAHMTDLPKKYRKSLAEAFTISTPRVVQRALSGDGTMKFLLELTDCRRIEAVYIPDSPAHTFCISTQVGCAMQCTFCLTAKMGLQRHLTAGEIAAQVRLLRSELKLLEQPVNVVLMGMGEPLHNYEATMHALRIMTSAHGAALSPRRITLSTVGILPALTRLASEPIMPNLAISLHGTTEEQRSSLLPVNRRYPLAELLATCRAFPLKRRSRITFEYVLIRNFNDSPADARRLAKLLTGLRAKVNVIPLSSAPGIPYERPSSGQIDRFGRLLAEQRVTVSIRKSRGRDIRAACGQLVLEGTRPSPSQQLAGLMDTGVHSTPTAEL from the coding sequence GTGACTGGTTCGACCTGCGACCTAGCAGAACTTGATCTCAAGGAACTTGAAGGCGCATTGGCTCCGTTGGGTATCGAGCCATATCGGGCTAAACAGATCTATTCCTGGGTACATGGGCGCGCGGTGAACGAGTGGGCACACATGACCGATCTGCCCAAGAAATACCGTAAGTCCTTAGCTGAAGCTTTCACGATTTCAACACCTCGAGTTGTCCAACGCGCGCTATCCGGGGACGGCACGATGAAGTTCCTTCTCGAACTAACTGATTGCCGGCGCATCGAGGCCGTCTACATTCCGGATTCGCCAGCTCACACATTCTGCATTTCAACTCAGGTGGGTTGTGCAATGCAGTGTACGTTTTGCCTGACCGCTAAAATGGGCCTCCAACGGCATCTAACCGCCGGAGAGATCGCTGCGCAAGTCCGCTTATTAAGGTCGGAACTGAAGCTATTAGAACAGCCAGTCAACGTCGTACTGATGGGAATGGGTGAACCACTGCACAACTACGAGGCAACGATGCACGCCCTTCGGATAATGACTTCTGCCCATGGTGCAGCCTTGTCTCCCCGGCGCATCACTCTATCGACCGTCGGAATCCTACCAGCACTCACCCGTCTGGCCAGCGAACCAATCATGCCGAATTTAGCGATTTCTCTTCACGGAACGACCGAGGAGCAACGCTCATCTCTGTTACCGGTTAACCGGCGATATCCATTGGCAGAGCTTCTGGCCACGTGTCGCGCTTTCCCACTGAAACGGCGAAGCCGGATCACATTCGAATACGTGTTGATCCGAAACTTCAACGACTCACCCGCTGACGCACGCCGGTTAGCGAAATTACTTACGGGACTTCGCGCCAAGGTCAACGTGATTCCGCTGAGCAGCGCTCCGGGAATTCCCTACGAACGGCCATCCTCAGGACAGATCGACCGATTCGGTAGGCTGTTGGCCGAACAGCGCGTGACCGTTTCTATCCGAAAGAGTCGCGGCCGGGATATTCGTGCGGCCTGTGGACAACTCGTCCTCGAAGGAACCCGACCGTCACCCAGTCAGCAATTAGCAGGCCTGATGGACACAGGAGTGCACTCAACTCCAACGGCTGAGTTGTAA